The stretch of DNA ACCTCCGTCAGCTCCACAGCCCCTGCCTGACATCCACCATGGGACTGTTGTTCCCGAAGCGACGCGGGTCGAGCAAGCTCGCTTAGCGCGCGGAGTTCAACAGGTGCTCATCCACTGGCGGGAAGAATCGACAACTTCTACTACCTGGGAGGACCTCGATGGCTTTCGTGCCAAGTACCTAGATTTTCAGCACGAGGACGAGCTGAACCTTGAGGGGAGGAGAAATGTCATGTGGGGGGCGCACTTATGCACGCCAGCAGCGGGCCCGCGACATTAGGAGAGCCGTGGCCAGGTCTCATGCAGCAGGCGTGGAAAACACATGCGAGGAAGGCAGGGCCGATACTGATTGATTGATAGGCCTTGCTCTTAGGAGAGTTTATttctataattagttatttctaaaATAGTTGTTATCAAGTTTGTTAGGCCTATGGCCTATTTATTCTGTACCCCGCGAGACAATTGAAAGGCAAGAAAGACATTATTCAATCTAATCTCTGTCTCTCTACTAAGCCTGTGGCTAAGGTTTGATCTCTCCGGAGAAGACGGATCAAGACTACGAGCTCCGTAGTCGAGATCCAGCTACCCAAGGGTTTAACGCCCTTGACAGATTTATATATAAACTTCTTGTCTAACTTTTACAATAAGGAGGTGTTTAGTTTCTcataaaatgcaaaatgccaactactttggaatgatggaatgtaaaataccaaaattttcaagattgtgtttagttccatccaaaatgcagaatttattacTCTCATGAGGGCCTCTTAAGGCTCTTTTAGGTTTTCTTTGGACTCTTGAAGCCCAAATCCAAAATAGAGAATAACCACTTatttctaaaaattttacatGGTGTATAGTTCCATTATACAAAATAATGaatcaaaaacccaaaatttttggaatagaagggaaactaaacaccccctaactATCCAAAGTGAAACTATGAAATGCTGAGGCAGTAGATGCCCACGCCCCACCATCAATATATATGAGGCAGCCAGACATCAGCGCCATGTAGATCCACAAGAAAGTATGAATAGCACAGATACTAAAATATCGAGACTAAACGGCAATGTATATACGAGTACATCAGTTTACACCCACCGCATCATTCATCAACACCGTTTTCATTCATCAGACGCTCCAATGTTGGGAATTTCCTCAGGGAACTGGGGGTTGAATTTTTTAACAAATCTCCAAATAATGCCCATGTTTGTCTCTATCAGAACTTCAATGTCAGGATCTGGTCAATGGAAGGTCCTGTCGATGCTGGAGAGGTTGAAATCTGAACATACAGACTCAAGAAGTGCCAAAAGGTAGCCTGAACAGCAAGTGGAACTATCAATCATGTGGCATTTGGCTCTCTCTTTTGAAGTCTTCAGTTTCTGCACTATTGCCTTCATCTCAAGCGTAGCAGCCGTCAGTTGGCTCTTGTAGGACTCAACCTCGATTTTGAATTTCTTCAGCTCGGCATGAAAAATTCCGATTTCAGAATCCTGCGCAGACTTATCCCAGATCATCTTATCCTGCTCAACTTCAAAAGTTGTAAACATGAACCAAGAAAGATTATGAGGAATGTTTACGAAATCATAACCCTGATGACCAACTGGAGGAGATTACCCGTAATAGCAGCTTTCTGACGCTTCTCCAAGTCGCGCCAatgaacctcctcctcctcaagaGTCCCAATCCTTTCTGTCAAGGATCTCGCCTCAATCTGAAATTTCTTCAGCTCTGATCTCTCTGACTTCAATTCTGCCTCCAACCCTGCTTTCTCACCTCTGAGAGCAGTTCCAACCTCACCCAGAGCTTTAACCTGGGATCTAAGCCCAGGGATCTCCTCAACCTGAGTCTGGAGAGCTTGACATTGGGTCTTCAGAGTGCTGTGCTCGACTTGTAGAGCATTTTTCTCCTGTTCCAGAGAACCAATATTGGATCTAAGAACGGGAATCTCCTTGAACTGGCTCTTGAGATATTCACATTGGGTCTTCATATTGTTATGCTCGGCTGGATGCAAGCACAGAAAGACGAGCATCACCAATGCAGCTGAATGCCATTGAGACCACGATCATCACAAGGAGAAGCTTACCATCAGCATAGCCCCATTCTTTCTTTTTCAAGAGGACCAAGGATTTTTTCACATCGAGTTGTCCTTGAGAGCATCAACCTTAGCCTTGAGAGCATCATTCTGGGCAGCTCTCTGTCATATAGCCACCATATCCTTCTCAAGAACCGGCAACATCTTTATAAGTATCAGAAGATATATATGGATACAAAGAAATAAACAATCTTATCAAATTACCTCCACTATTCCGATAGTGGCAGCTCCAACAGTGTCTGTTATTTGAGCAAGCGAAGGGGAAACAAAGGTTGCTGGATCAAGTTCTGGGGCCAGTTGGTTGTGTGTGATCGCCTTACTCTGAACATGCGATGGCAGACACACAGCCAAAGCTCCAGTCTCCGCTTCGAGACTACACACTGAATGCAAATCTTGACACCTAATTCGAGGCAAGGTCTTTCTCCCAGTGGGACCAAGGTCCTGAAAGCAAATATGTAAAATTCAGAAGCTGTGCTTGTGGTGCTTACTGTATGGGATGCCTTGTTCTGGAAAGTTACCTATGTGGTGAATTATGCAGCTGTCGAAAAGTCAAAAATCATTGAACTGAAATCTAAAAATAATGAAACAAGATAGCCATCGGGCTATTGGTTTACCTTTCATACCAGGAGATGCAAAGACCCAAACTAGGATTAGGGAGTTTATGCACCTGAGTGATTCCAGTGGCAGGAgattgagggggtgcagtagcAGTAAAATTGATTCCAGTGGTAAATAACTGTTTTTTTTCCGTGAACGTGTCCTTCTGACACGTATTTCATTAAGTAGAAGCAGAGGTTAACTGGTTACAAACCATCCtgggtaatccagggattaccAAGCAGGGAGTGACCAAACACATAAAACAGACTAAGGCCTAATTTACATGAAAAGTTTGCGACGAGACGACGACAACAGCCATAATTGCCATAGGGCCATTGCCATAATCATCACAAACAAACGGCAACGAGCAAAAGGGAGGCTGTCAAATTAAGCTAACAAGCATCCTCGAGCACGAGCTCGACATTTGTCAGGTCCACTTTGAATAGCACCCGCAGTGCTTGCCTCTTGGACGAGTCAAGCGGCTCCTGTGGTGGAAAGCATTCAACGCTTGAGGAGCCAGCTGCTGCTTGGGGGTTGCGGGATCCCACTTCGAAGAGAGCACCTTCTGTGCCTGGAGCGTGGCGTTCGCAGCACGCAAGTGGGATTTGGCCGCGAGACGGCCACTGCGATGAAGGGAAGCCAATGGTGGTGAGCGGCAAGACCGACGTCGAGGCGCGGCCTTGAGGACCGAGGTTTGCAACGGTTCTGTGACGCGCCTTGCAAACTCTCGGCCGAGGGCTGAAGGAGAAACCTCCGACGACGCCCTTACATCCTGGGCATCCGTTCTTGGGGCTGCCGAGTCCGAGTCCATGCCCGGTGCCACGCCTTGCGACACCACAAGCACGACGGTCTTAGAGGACCCGTCCATCTCGTCAAGACCCAAACACGAGCTAGACCGCCCACCAGGTGAATTGCTCAACCTTTGAACCGAAGGAGATGGCGAGCGTCGTGGCCTGCATAGGCCACCGCCATCGAACAGAGCTTGATCACTTCCAAGAAGTGATCCCAACAGCCCAAGTGAAGGCCCGGGCGGGGAACATGGCTTGCAAGAGAGGTCATCAAACCAGTCATCAGCACTGACCGAGGCCCCCACTCCTGGAGACTTCTTGAGGACGACCACCACCCCCTCTGAGCGCATGGGATCCCATCGCTCATGGGCAGGCTCAGACCGTGGCTTGGAAGCGATGGGGTCGAAGAAGTCCACGATGTAGGAATCCCGAGGCAGGGAGGAACGCACGCCACCCTCGTTCGCTGCAGGGATCCCAGCAGGGGGATGGGACATggacatcttggtggcagcctTGACGCTGCTGGAGTGATGTGATGAGCCACTCCAGGACCTGGTAATTAGCCGCTGTGATATGGAGTCAAATTGAGCATGATCTGATGGCGGCCTTTCACTTGACACCTTCCCTAAAGAACTGCTGTGAGAACTTTCATTATTCCTTTGAGTGCATTCGTCACAAAACCAGTCTTCTAAAGATCCATCAAAGAGAACTTCTTTCAAACAGTACCTGCACCAATGACGAAGTCATGAAAAAGATGGCCCATAATCTTTTTGATCCAGAAAAGAAAGCTAAACATGTAGTGCGAACATAACTAAACTGTGCAGAAGTAGCACATTTGATGTGATctataataaaaaaaaagttttcaaaagagAACAAATCTACTATTGATTATGGTCATTAACAAGCAAACATAAATAATGTATTCAACAAAATATGTTTAAAGGTACAGATAAGGCCTTCACTAGATCAAGTGGCAATACCATACTTCAAAAAACAGATGTACCAGGTAATTATTTCTTCATATTGTTGCAATGTTAACAATTAGGTATCCTTAGGATGAAGAGTCACATACTGGTGTGTATGAGCTCCCTTGCAGTCACTGCAACATAACAGGAGACGTTCAAAACCAATAGCTCCACACACTTCACACACAGCATCCTGCAGAAACGCCAAGGTGTTTGTTATAAACTATCAACTATAGCAagtaaagaacaataaaaccatAAAATAGTCTGATGCATTCTCATGTTTTTCTGATACAATGCAATATCCATGTTCACTAGTTATGATATATATACACTAGGCCATTGATGATTAAAGATCAGCTGCAACCCATAACATTTGGTTCGGTTTTTTGTATGCAACATAAATTAAGAAAAACTCTAGATAGATATCCTACATCGTTCTCAAGTGCCAAAAGTTAACGTCCGGGCAAGCCATAGCTTTGTCCTTAGTATAGTAACAATTAGTCTGATGCTAGCATGAGCATAGCAGTGAGCATCATCTAGATATATTGAGTGAGATAGAGTCTAGTTAGACTTGTATAATCTCAATCTTAAGCAAGGTTAACACAGTAAATTTAGAAACCGAGCCAGAGGCAAAGACTGGTAGTCAGCCAACAAACTCTAGCTAATCTTAAGTATTGATATCAAACCTAAATAAGAAATAGTTTAGTGATAAGCCGATAAATATGTTACAGCTGGAACCCTTCAAAACTAACTGGACCAGAATGTTGGGAGATAGATAAACATCACAATGAAACATTTGTCCGAAATACTGAATATAGCCTGGTTTATAAAAACCATACCAAAATATAGTAATGATTAATTTGAAAATAAAAGATGAAACTACAGCAGTAATAGTTTAAGATGGCACCGAAACATACTTGCTGTTGAGAGAATTAttaattcaccatatcaggtaGACACTACGTTAGATGCAATTTTCTTGTGAAGTACAGCATTTGCAGGTTGACTAAACCAACAAATAGCAAGCATCATATGTCATATTCCAATACCCAATTTAGTATCAGAGTTAAATACTTCCTCCAATCACAAACGTAAATCCATCCAGATACGTCCTATGTCAtcaaaaaaaaatgctagcaatacctaaatatatatatatatatatatatatatatatatatatatcatcttCTTAAATGAGAAGAGTTACATATTATGAGAGTATTTTCACAATGAATAAAATTAAACCATACTGCATTTGCACACCTCACTACAGAGTTACCCGAGCAAAAGAAAGTTGCTCTGTTTGTTGCCAAAGGTGGCGCCTGATGGCTGATGCACTATTAACCCAATGGCCCCATCTGTAGACTAATGACATGCGGAGGCATGTACTTGACCCCACTAACCATGGTTCTGATAGAGTCCACCAAAGTGCATCGATGGGAAGTTGATGACCTCTGTGAGCCTATGCgtcacacacatgcacatgtaaTCTAAAGAATCAAAGTTCAGTGGGCAATCAACACCTAAGCAGCCATGCACAAACACCTAAGAACTCGTCTCTCGGATCCGGCTCCGGGACGACATCAGCAGCCAAATCCCTGACCATGCTAACACGAAATGTCCGTGCAGCACTCAGTGGAGCAGCCATTCAGGAAGTATCTAGGATTATACTGATTTCGATTTAGATTCTAGGCACACATAAACCAGCTTAAGGGTTGGTCctcattctcaaaaaaaaaaggagggcTGTTCCTCCTCAAGCAACCCCGGCAGCGAAAACAACTGCATGTTCTGCACGGGCAGTGGAAAAGGATTGAACTTCAAGTGGCCACAACACAAATCCCCGATGGAATGACAGAGTAGAAAAACTAAAGGAATAtgacaacaatgctcctcccaaCTGTGACGGATCCCATCCGGATGCACACTGGACTGGGGACCGTTCCAGATCAAGCAAGGCCAGGGGGGCACGCACAAGCACTCCGCAAGAACTCGTGTCTCCGGCTCCCGGGACGACGACATCGGCAGCCAAATCCGCCCGGTAACAAATTAAGACAGGGGAAGGAACCGCGAGCAAAAGGGATTGGAAATGTACCATCGCCGCAGCCTAAGATTTCGAGGGGTCGCACTCGCACCAGCTCCACTCGATCCCCCCGAGCCCAATGCTTCCAAGTTCCAACGCCCGGCCAAATATCCTCTCGAACCCTACTCGGCCactctttttctctctcttcattcGAAAGAAACCCAGGGGAGGGAGAGGATTAGAGGAAGGTAAGCATTAATGGTGCCTCGGCTGGTTTCTTGGTTCTCAGAAGTCACAATGGGCTGGCCGCAGTTATCGAAGTCAGGTTGGGCAAGGCGAGCGGCCGCGTACGTGTCCTGCGGTGGTGCAGGGCGTGCGCATGGAGCCGCCTCACCTTGCTGGATTTGACTTGCCCCGTGGTCGGCCGTGCAGCAACCACAACTATAGACAAAAAAAAGTAGTTCACCGTGATTAAAAAAATTACCTATCAACTATCTTATATACATTGTGAGAGTAGTCTATAAAATAGTTAATACCAAAAGTTACTCATAACACTATAGGCTGCTCATACAACAATAGAAAATCTTATATTCATTATACACTCATTAAACAAACAAAGAGTCGTTGGCTCCAAAAGCTAGCCCTTAGCCCTTggcctctcttcttttctacgTGTCTCCCTTCTTTACctctaaggccttatttagttcaccccaaaaccaaaaacttttcaagattctatgtgacatcgaatcttgtggcacatgtatggagcattaaatatagttgaaaacaaaaactaattgcacaatttgtctgcaaatcgcgagacgaatcttttaagcctagttactccataattagacaatgt from Sorghum bicolor cultivar BTx623 chromosome 8, Sorghum_bicolor_NCBIv3, whole genome shotgun sequence encodes:
- the LOC8073478 gene encoding uncharacterized protein LOC8073478; translated protein: MDAVCEVCGAIGFERLLLCCSDCKGAHTHQYCLKEVLFDGSLEDWFCDECTQRNNESSHSSSLGKVSSERPPSDHAQFDSISQRLITRSWSGSSHHSSSVKAATKMSMSHPPAGIPAANEGGVRSSLPRDSYIVDFFDPIASKPRSEPAHERWDPMRSEGVVVVLKKSPGVGASVSADDWFDDLSCKPCSPPGPSLGLLGSLLGSDQALFDGGGLCRPRRSPSPSVQRLSNSPGGRSSSCLGLDEMDGSSKTVVLVVSQGVAPGMDSDSAAPRTDAQDVRASSEVSPSALGREFARRVTEPLQTSVLKAAPRRRSCRSPPLASLHRSGRLAAKSHLRAANATLQAQKVLSSKWDPATPKQQLAPQALNAFHHRSRLTRPRGKHCGCYSKWT